The Setaria viridis chromosome 9, Setaria_viridis_v4.0, whole genome shotgun sequence sequence GGTTTAAGAGATTAGGCAGCCCAGAGGAATCGAACAGCAAATTTATGAACTTTTCGTCAGGAATATGAACTGCTTAAAATTGATAGCAATATAAGCATGCATCTAGTTTTGTAAGGTCAAGAGACATACAATACGCTAGCAGCGACAACAGCTTGAGGTCTTGGATAGTCCCCGAGTTGCTTTTCACCACCTTCAACTGTAGCCTCCGATGAGACCTGATGTTTGCTTACGTGTCCATTTAGATTATCTTTGCTGCCACTTATGTCCTGCCCTTCTTCACAACCAATTGAAGATATTTCTAAAGCCAGTGATGATAGCCTATCATGGGCCTACAAGGAGGGGGCAAAAAGCATCGCCAGTAGTTAAAACACCGACTGTGTCAATATGAAGTCAGATTTTCAGGAGATTACTTCAAACAGAAAATCGCATCCGCGGAATTAGGAAGACAATAGTTTGACTCAAATTAAGGAGTTGAAAGTGAAGTGTACCTTAGGAAGATCAATCTTGTTCAGGACCACAACATAAGGTCGCTCCAGGTATTGGGGGTTATACATCCTTAATTCCTGCAAAAAGATACATGTCAGATCACTGTTCAACACTGCACCTTGACTTGTGAACAAACTATAGACAAATGATTCAATTTTCACTTCCACAAACAAACTTGATATACCCAATTGAAATTTTCAATCCTTTAAATAAGCAAGTTTCATTCTAAGAACCAATATTTCTACTAACTGTCTAGAAGCCTAGTATCCTCATAATCTGAACTGGTCTGCTCTTTCTTTATTCTAACAGCCAGATACTGAGAGCACATTAGTTACACTCCTCGTATTCCCTTGAACTCCTTTCCCCCCCTTAAGCTTACCATATACAAACAAGCAATATGATTCTGCTCCTGACaacatataaaaatatttttcaatgCTAGTCTAACAGATTTAAAGCTATAACTACAGATCATCAGATAAATAGTGAACATTGTAATGCTGAGACAGTGAGACGTGAATGCTAAACAGCAAATGGGAATGGTTGAAAGCAATTAGAAATTACTTCTCTGACAATCTTATAATCATTGACAGGATCATCTGCACCAGCATCGACAACATGGACGATTACTCTAGTTCTCCTTAAATGTCTTAAGAAATTGCGGCCAAGACCCTGAAATTTAATTAAACTGGATGATGAGTCCCAAGGTTATAGCGAGGGGAAGCGGCATGAAACTGCCAAAAAACTGTAACTAGGAACCAACAAaaaacatataaataaaaagcATTACCTTTCCAAGATGAGCACCCTCAATTAGACCTGGCAAGTCTGCCaatgttgcttcagaggaaaaCTGTAAGGCTCCTAAAGCAGGATCTCCACCAAGACGGCCAAGATTTGGCATTAATGTAGTGAATGGATAATCAGCAATGTCTGGTCTTGCGAGTGTAATAGCTGATAGAAGTGTTGACTTTCCAGCATTTGGAAGTCCCTGAAGATGCAATGAAGGCAACTTATAACAACATGAAGACATGCTAAAGAAATAGATTTGAAACAAGCCTCACAATTTGGATAATCACATCTTAAAAATGAAACAGGGAAGACTCTGGTATATGATATATAAATTTTTAACTAAATGATAAAAACATTTCCTGATCCTTAAAACTCGGGATGCATGGATTAGTGAAACGTCATACCACAAGGCCAACATCAGCAACTACCCTTAAGATCAACTCCAAGCTTACTTCCTCACCAGGCTGACCATGAGTTAATACCTGCAGGCAAGGAGGTGATAAAATCACAAAAGATATGATGAAAATTGTCAATAATAGGTATAATCAACTTGATGATGTCTTTTAAAAGTTTAAGCTATCAAAATCTGCCATGTTAACAAAAATGAATGCCAGCAGTTCCGTGTTCAGTAAAGAATCTATAGTTGATTCCTGACTGTTAAAATTACCAGCAACTTTAACATCTTCTTCCCATGATCAGTCATCAACCAGTAAAGTGCAGTTTGTGGAAGTTTAGATCAATTTGTGCATCGGCAAATATGACATCACAGACATGCAAGCGACTGGACATTTGCAAAGTGTATGCAAAGCTTAAGAGGAGGCAGTCAACTAGACTGGAGACCAGACTTTGCTATCTGATGGGCAGATTGTACAAGTACAGACACATCTTTTTTCCTAATCCTTCCCCCAACTTAAAAGATCCAATAAGAGCAATACAAGTGGCACAACCCTGAAGCTAACCGTAAGTGACACAACTTACTTTGTCACTAGCATCACGCATGATGTTTGGGGATAAAGTCATGGCTTTCCTCCTCCTGTACTCAGGCACATCTATCAAGCTGATCTGCAAAATAAGTAAATAAATGTATTACACATGTAAAACCATAATATCAATCCAGCATATGTATTGTATCAAACAAAGGGAATAATCATAATGAAAGAAAGgggccattttcttttttttcccttttttcttaAAGTAAGCCAGTCCTAAGCGGTTTAAATTATTTACACAGAATAATCAGTACATGAAGGAATAGGCATAATTGCTGGAAGCAGCTGTCTGAAAGGAAATCAAGCACACCTAAGTTCGCAGTTAGTCTGTCACCCATTTAAACATTTATAGTACAATATCAAAATCAAGTTATGGATCTGTCATACTAGGCTGCAGTGCTGCACTTTCATTGCATATGTCCAAACAGTACAGCTGCATCTCAAAACGTCGGGGTAACCGTGATTCTTACCGCACACTTTACACCTTTGACATTTGTGCTTAAAGTAATGTGGCAAAATTAACATGATGGTGAAATGCTTACTAAAAGGGTTAAATGAATTAGGGACCGAATGAAATGAGTTTGGGATTAGGAATGCACATTTCTTCTTGCATCAGGGGGTCAAAATAGTCAATAAGTAAAAACTCACCCCGCCCTGTCCACCTCTAGCGACGAGCACTTCATCGCCAGGATGAGCCAAATCAGCAAGAACAGTCCCCTTCTTGCGCTTCACAACAGTTCCTGCAATTCGATGCCAAGGCATTGATTATGGACCTACCCTCACACACTAGAATTCCAAAAATGCTCTGAATTCACAGCACCGAATCCACAAACCTACAGGCACGGGTATCCTGAGCGTCTCCCCGGCGAACCCGCTGTGCATCCTCGAGCTCAGCGTGCCACCGGCGGCGCCCACGTTCCCGCCCCTCTTGGCGCAGTACCGCGCCTTCTCGTGGAACCGCAGCAGCGTCTCCTCGGCCTCGTCGGCGTACACCacgacgtcgccgccgtgcccgcccGTGGGCAGCGCCACCGACCCGTCGTAGTTCCGCTTGTACGACAccttcttgctcttcttctcgCCCCTGTTGAACCTGCCGCGGGGCTTGGCGGCGTCGGTCGAGGGGGCAGGCGGCATGGCGAGCACGGCGCCGtgcccgccgtcgcccgcgcggACCGTGACCACAGCGTGGTCGAAGTACTTGTGCGCCTCCTTCGCCAGCGACGCCGGCgtaggaggagcggcggcgcgcgtggtCGGAGCGGCCTCCTTGACCCGTGCCGCCCGGCACGTGACCGCGAACGGCGTGCGCTTCCTCGCAAGGCCGGGGAGGGGAACGAGGCAAGAGCTATCCGAGATGGCGTGGTGATGCTGGGTGGCCGCGCGGAGAGGGTGGGAGGGGAGGCGGGGATGGAGAAGAAGCGCCATGGTGGTGTTGCCGGCTTGCCGCGGCGTGGCTGCAGTGGCACCTGCGCGGGGCTGGAGATAACTGATAAGCAAGTTGCGGCGCAGCATCCGCCGTTGGACTGCTACCAGGAACACATCGCGGCCGTCGGTTGCGTACTCTTGAATTATTTCATCTTTGTTGGAGCAACTGCAGCAAACTGGCTGGATGTATGTACATGGTTGCTGCTGAAAAATCTGCTCCTGACTCATCGAGGCCACTGAACTTGTAATAATATCACAAATGCGGATTTTTGAGCATAAACGGTTACTACCTGGTCAAGTGCTGGGCTTACCAAGGAGGATGTAGCGTTAGGTCAAGCTGCCTGTGGCACACCGGAGTTAGAGATCCTTTAGTTTTCCCCATGTTAAGCCATTTATGTTTGAGTTTGTATTTTAAATTATTTCTATGTAATATCAATCCTTAAGGGGCGTTTGGATAccgggggctaaactttagccctgtcacatcgaatttcggatgctaattagaaggactaaacatgagctaattacaaaactaatagcagaacccctaggctaaatcgcaagacgaatctattaagcctaattaatccatcgttaacgaatggttactgtagcaccatattatcaaatcatggactaattaggtttaatagattcgtctcgcgatttagcccagtggttgtgcaattagttttgtaattagactatatttaatactcctaattagtgtcaaacatccgatgtgacaggagctaaagtttagcccctgtctcccaaacaccccctaaaactCGCATGgctaattttcaaaaaaaaagagagaataaTATCGCAAGTGAACTTATCACTTAACTGTAAGTCATTAACCAGTGAAAAAGAACCAACACTACTTACAGATTACCCAAGATCATGCACTTTGAATCATGGCAAATTGGCAACTGAAAGTTCTGTATCGAACACAATCTTTTCTTGACTATAGACCATGTAGATGTATAGTACGGACTTGAAGCTGTGGCGTGTTCCTTCAACAGCACAAATTAATAGTGACAACCACCAGTTCATCAAGCTACATAATTCATTCGGCTCCATAGATGAAATGATGAATATCATCAAGAACTAAACATACAAGAAATGCGCACTCTTCAACCCCGAACACAAGTCTTATCTACTCTAATCACAACTCTATGAGGCCTTTGATGCAGTAGGTGCCCACAAGGAACCAGCCAGTCATCACAGCGGCGAAAGCAGCAAGGCCAATCAGGAATGTCATGCCGCCGAGGAGGGTACCGGCGGAGAGCACGACCGCGAACGGCAAGAAAATCTTCACCGCAGATGCCGTGCTCACCCAGCGGCCTCGTAAGAACATCACAGCAGCTAGGCTGACCACATTCCATTTGTCGTGGCCGGAGTAAAACAGTCGGTTCAGATTGTTCACGACAAAGGAGTGACAGTTGCAGGTGAATAGGTTGTAGTTCCTGTTCTGAAACTCCTGCGTGCCTTTCTTCAACGCACCGTCCCATGTGGCACCTCCTTCAGGTTCAAGAAGCTTATAGCACTGCAGATTCCAAAAGATCAATATTCAGTAAGCACTAGCATGATTCAAGCATTCACCACTTCAAAATGTTACAAACAGTGACAAGTCATTGACAGAAGCACAAACCGCAGGGCGCGGGGTATTACCTCATCACAATTTACTTGAATGTAGCGTGCAACAGCTCCGAATGCAAAGTTGTCAACTGATATAAAATTTGGACCAGCGAAGTCCAGAATCACACCATCTTCTCTGCAGATACCAATGTGACCGATAAATGGCACCAACCATGTGATGAAGGGTATTGGAGTCCATACGATGCAACAAGGAAATCGGGCTCTTCTTGGGTCGATCTGACCAAGCTGGCTTCTCTGATCTTCCATCAGATCACTGTAAGTTCAAGCTTTTGATCAACAGGTGGAGAGAATTTGTGCAAAAGAATGATGAAGGGAAAACTGTTGAGCACTCCACAGAAACAAGTGAGCATGCATGTGGTCAGTTAACACAAAAAGAATGCACAGAGATGCATGATGGAAATTCACTAGTTAGAAGTATAGCGATACCTGAACACAAGTGAGCATGCATGTGGTCAGTTAACACAAAAAGAATGTATACAGGATTTGAAAGGTAATGAACAACTTAAATCCACTTGCAGAATGAGGCTCGCACATAAAGTGACTAGAACGATGCTCTACctgttcaggaacaaggtgtTTCCCCAACCCCAAAAGGAGCCATCCAACTGATCATTACAGATAGAATCGTCGCAACCAATGGAAAGAGAAAACGCGACGTTCTAGAAGGTGATGCAGACATCGTCTAACTCAGCAATTCAGCAAAAAATCACTATAAATCTAATCGATTGCAGGCTCAGCTTGACGAAATATTAAAAGGGGGCCGGCGACCGAGCAGGTGAGGGAGAGAAGGACCTTGGACCTCACCAGCAGTCGTCGGCCAATCGTCGCCGGCGCTGAGGATGTGTCGTTCGACAAAGGAGAAGACCGGATCTGTAACCCGTCCGCCGCAGCAACGGCAGCTAACTCGCCGCCCGCGGCAACTCACGGTCCCTCGTCGTCCCCACCTCTCGCCGGCAGCTCTCGGTGCCCTGAGCCGCGAGCTCGTCGTGAATGGGGGGATTGGAATGGAGAGGATTCAGGATCGGAACTGGAAGATAGAAAATTGGGCTGGGCCCTATTGTCTGTAGATGGGCCAAGTTTGATGCCTGGGCTCTGTCTGGGCCACTGACTGAATCACTTATGATGTTGTAACTGAATGGTGGCCATTGAAAAGTTTCCttggcggccgcgcgcgcccccgaCCGACTCGGAGTCCAAACCGAGTCGCAGTCGCAGCCCCCGCCGTCGTCGGACTCGCCCGCCCGCCGACCACCGACAtcacctctcctcccctcccctcccccggcTACAAATACCCACGCATTCCTCTTCCCGAGGTACTTCTTGCCAGCCTCGATCCGCCGCGCAaaagaaaccaagaactcgCGCCGCGCTCCAGCAATCAACAAACAATCCGCCGCGACAAGAGAAACCAAGAAGTCGCGCCGCGCTCCAGCCATCAATCCGCCGCGAGGATAGAAGCCGAGAACTCGCGCCCGCGGTCGGCGACGTTCGATCCCTCGGCTCGACCAGCTccggcctcgccgcgctcgtCCCGTCCCGTCGTCCGCGCGCCGTTCTTGGGAGGAGTTCTTGCCCGGGCGGGAGGAGATGGGGAGGAAGTCGGCGCCGATTGGCAGCCGGTACGGCCGCGTGTGCGAGGAGCTGCTGGAGATGGGCGCCCGGGTCGCCGTGCGGTCCTACGGGCACTGCCCCCAGACGGGGCGCATGTACTACAAGCCCCCCTCGACTCCGGCCACCGGCACCGCCGACGGCAGCCGGAACGGGGAGGAGTCCGCGTCCAGAGAGGCCGGagcatcggcggcggccgcgaggaggcagcagcagcaggcggcggccaAGGTGGAGTTTCACGCCTCGGAGTTCATCTTGTACGGCGGCGGGAAGGAAGAACCGAGACATTGCTCGAGATGAAGAGTGGGTTTTGGCGTCCGCATGATCCGATCAGTTCTTGTCTTTGATTCATTCTTTCCTTTGTTCTTTGATTCGGCGATACGAGAAGTTTTTCCGACTCCCTCGATTCTGTGCCGAGGGAGTTGAGAATTGAGGTTGAACTAATGTTCTTGATTGATTGAACTGAAACTAGTCAGAGAACGTAATCTATCATCTCGAGAATTTTGCTTGGCCTAGTTCCAGTGCTAATTTAATTTCAGAATCTATCGGGCTTGTGCTTGTGTGAAATTGTTCGCGTTATGATCACTGATAGTTGGGTCCTTGTTTGGTTTCTAGATGAAGCTTTCATGGTGACGATCTGTGGTAAATGTTGCCAATTCTTGGATGTTTTGATTATGTCTCAAGTTCTCAACAAGGCAACAATAACTGTCGACAAACGTCAGCGATATAGTACAGGACAAAAGTTTGGAAAAGTTTCTGACCAAGTTTAATTTATGCTCGACGGAACCATCGAATTGATTGAACTGAAACT is a genomic window containing:
- the LOC117840231 gene encoding probable GTP-binding protein OBGC2 gives rise to the protein MALLLHPRLPSHPLRAATQHHHAISDSSCLVPLPGLARKRTPFAVTCRAARVKEAAPTTRAAAPPTPASLAKEAHKYFDHAVVTVRAGDGGHGAVLAMPPAPSTDAAKPRGRFNRGEKKSKKVSYKRNYDGSVALPTGGHGGDVVVYADEAEETLLRFHEKARYCAKRGGNVGAAGGTLSSRMHSGFAGETLRIPVPVGTVVKRKKGTVLADLAHPGDEVLVARGGQGGISLIDVPEYRRRKAMTLSPNIMRDASDKVLTHGQPGEEVSLELILRVVADVGLVGLPNAGKSTLLSAITLARPDIADYPFTTLMPNLGRLGGDPALGALQFSSEATLADLPGLIEGAHLGKGLGRNFLRHLRRTRVIVHVVDAGADDPVNDYKIVREELRMYNPQYLERPYVVVLNKIDLPKAHDRLSSLALEISSIGCEEGQDISGSKDNLNGHVSKHQVSSEATVEGGEKQLGDYPRPQAVVAASVLRHIGIDEMLKEIRAALRKCFDHKLPEQ
- the LOC117836154 gene encoding protein RTE1-HOMOLOG, which codes for MEDQRSQLGQIDPRRARFPCCIVWTPIPFITWLVPFIGHIGICREDGVILDFAGPNFISVDNFAFGAVARYIQVNCDECYKLLEPEGGATWDGALKKGTQEFQNRNYNLFTCNCHSFVVNNLNRLFYSGHDKWNVVSLAAVMFLRGRWVSTASAVKIFLPFAVVLSAGTLLGGMTFLIGLAAFAAVMTGWFLVGTYCIKGLIEL